One Setaria italica strain Yugu1 chromosome II, Setaria_italica_v2.0, whole genome shotgun sequence DNA segment encodes these proteins:
- the LOC101784391 gene encoding sodium/hydrogen exchanger 2 → MGLGVVAQLVRLGVVGSTSDHASVVSINLFVALLCACIVLGHLLEENRWVNESITALIIGLCTGVVILLTTKGKSSHILVFSEDLFFIYLLPPIIFNAGFQVKKKQFFRNFMTITLFGAVGTMISFFTISLGAIAIFSRMNIGTLDVGDFLAIGAIFSATDSVCTLQVLNQDETPLLYSLVFGEGVVNDATSVVLFNALQNFDLNHIDVAVVLKFLGNFCYLFLSSTFLGVFVGLLSAYMIKKLYIGRHSTDREVALMMLMAYLSYMLAELLDLSGILTVFFCGIVMSHYTWHNVTESSRVTTKHAFATLSFIAETFLFLYVGMDALDIEKWEFASDSPGKSIGISSILLGLVLVGRAAFVFPLSFLSNLTKKTPLEKITWRQQIVIWWAGLMRGAVSIALAYNKFTRSGHTQLHGNAIMITSTITVVLFSTMVFGMMTKPLIRFLLPASSNTVTSEPSSPKSLHSPLLTSMQGSDLETATANIVRPSSLRMLLSKPTHTVHYYWRKFDDALMRPMFGGRGFVPFSPGSPTEQSVHGGR, encoded by the exons ATGGGGCTCGGCGTGGTGGCGCAGCTGGTGCGCCTGGGCGTGGTGGGCTCGACCTCCGACCACGCGTCGGTGGTGTCCATCAACCTGTTCGTGGCGCTGCTCTGCGCCTGCATCGTCCTCGGCCACCTCCTCGAGGAGAACCGGTGGGTCAACGAGTCCATCACCGCTCTCATCATC GGGCTGTGCACCGGCGTGGTGATCCTGCTGACGACCAAGGGGAAGAGCTCGCACATCCTCGTCTTCAGCGAGGACCTCTTCTTCATCTATCTCCTCCCTCCAATCATCTTCAATGCCGG CTTCCAGGTAAAGAAGAAGCAATTCTTCCGGAATTTCATGACAATCACATTATTTGGTGCTGTTGGGACAATGATATCCTTCTTCACGATCTCTCTCG GTGCCATAGCAATATTCAGCAGAATGAACATTGGGACGCTAGATGTTGGGGATTTCCTTG CAATTGGAGCGATCTTTTCTGCAACAGATTCTGTCTGCACATTGCAG GTCCTCAATCAGGATGAGACACCCCTTTTGTACAGTCTTGTATTTGGTGAAGGAGTTGTGAATGACGCCACATCAGTTGTGCTCTTCAATGCGCTCCAGAACTTTGATCTTAACCACATTGACGTAGCCGTTGTGCTGAAGTTCTTGGGGAATTTTTGTTATCTATTTCTGTCAAGCACCTTCCTTGGAGTGTTT GTTGGATTGCTCAGTGCTTacatgatcaagaaattatacATTGGAAG GCATTCCACTGACCGTGAGGTTGCGCTTATGATGCTCATGGCTTACCTCTCATATATGCTGGCTGAG TTGCTAGACTTGAGTGGCATTCTCACTGTGTTTTTCTGTGGTATTGTGATGTCACACTACACTTGGCATAATGTGACAGAGAGCTCAAGAGTGACAACCAA GCATGCCTTTGCAACTTTGTCCTTCATTGCCGAGACTTTCCTTTTCCTGTATGTTGGTATGGATGCGCTTGATATCGAAAAGTGGGAGTTTGCCAGTGACAG CCCCGGAAAATCCATTGGCATAAGCTCAATTTTACTAGGATTAGTTCTGGTGGGAAGAGCTGCTTTTGTTTTTCCCCTATCTTTCTTGTCCAACTTAACGAAAAAGACACCTTTGGAGAAAATAACCTGGAGACAACAG ATTGTAATATGGTGGGCTGGGCTGATGAGAGGCGCCGTGTCCATTGCTCTTGCTTACaacaag TTCACAAGATCTGGACACACTCAGCTGCACGGCAATGCGATAATGATCACCAGCACAATCACTGTCGTCCTATTTAGCACCATG GTGTTCGGGATGATGACGAAGCCATTGATCCGGTTCCTGCTCCCTGCCTCCAGCAATACCGTCACCTCCGAGCCGTCTTCGCCCAAGTCCCTGCATTCCCCTCTCCTGACGAGCATGCAGGGCTCCGACCTCGAGACGGCCACTGCTAACATTGTCAGACCGTCCAGCCTTCGGATGCTCCTTAGCAAGCCGACTCACACCGTCCACTACTACTGGCGCAAGTTTGATGACGCGCTGATGCGGCCCATGTTCGGCGGTCGTGGCTTCGTGCCCTTCTCCCCCGGATCACCCACCGAGCAGAGTGTCCATGGTGGACGGTGA
- the LOC101784795 gene encoding tubby-like F-box protein 11 translates to MPFSSMIQEMKGEIGAISRRGLLRSRSQSTGRVQRVEPDEAAMRESSWAQVPPELLRVVLAKVEAGEARWPGRGAVVACAGVCRGWRGTVKEIVPVPEASGKLTFPISLKQPGPRDAPVKCFIRRNRATQSYFLCLGVTDALVDDGKFLLAARKYRRPSCTEYLISLDSKGNGTYLGKLRSNFLGTKFTVYDAHPPCAGAVVSKGPSAHMIGSAQVSPMKGGPPAGNYPVSHISYEVNVLGSRGPRKMNCVMDSIPASAIKEGGTAPTQTEFPSSNSSSFASVPFFRSKSGQLDSSGAQNESKVALKNKSPSWHQQLQCWCLNFHGRVTVASVKNFQLVASGESAPTPSNQEDDDVILQFGKVGKDLFTMDYRYPISAFQAFAICLSSFDTKIGCE, encoded by the exons ATGCCTTTCAGCAGCATGATCCAGGAGATGAAGGGCGAGATCGGCGCCATCTCGCGGCGCGGCCTGCTGCGGTCGCGGTCGCAGAGCACGGGCCGCGTCCAGCGAGTGGAGCCGGACGAGGCAGCGATGCGGGAGAGCTCGTGGGCGCAGGTGCCCCCGGAGCTCCTGCGGGTGGTGCTGGCGAAGGTCGAGGCAGGGGAGGCGCGGTGGCCGGGACGCGGGGCCGTCGTGGCGTGCGCCGGCGTCTGCCGTGGCTGGAGGGGCACCGTGAAGGAGATCGTGCCCGTGCCGGAGGCGTCTGGGAAGCTCACCTTCCCCATCTCTCTCAAGCAG CCTGGCCCAAGGGATGCCCCTGTCAAATGTTTCATTAGGAGGAACCGGGCTACTCAGTCATATTTTCTGTGCCTTGGAGTCACTGACG CATTAGTTGATGATGGGAAATTCCTACTTGCTGCACGCAAATACCGTAGACCTTCATGCACTGAATATCTGATTTCGCTTGATTCAAAGGGGAATGGTACCTATCTTGGCAAGTTAAG ATCAAACTTCCTAGGCACAAAATTTACTGTCTATGATGCTCATCCACCTTGTGCCGGAGCTGTGGTTTCAAAGGGTCCATCTGCACACATGATCGGTTCAGCCCAAGTTTCTCCCATGAAGGGTGGTCCGCCTGCTGGGAACTATCCAGTTTCCCACATTTCTTATGAAGTGAATGTCTTGGGTTCTAG GGGGCCAAGAAAGATGAATTGTGTTATGGATTCTATCCCTGCATCAGCGATTAAAGAAGGAGGGACTGCTCCCACGCAGACTGAATTTCCATCTAGTAACTCTAGCTCTTTTGCATCAGTTCCATTCTTCAGATCGAAATCAGGTCAACTGGATAGTTCAGGTGCTCAGAATGAAAGTAAGGTGGCGCTGAAGAACAAGTCTCCAAGTTGGCATCAACAGCTTCAGTGCTGGTGCCTCAATTTCCATGGGCGGGTAACGGTTGCGTCCGTAAAGAACTTCCAGTTGGTGGCTTCAGGTGAGAGTGCTCCAACTCCAAGTAACCAGGAGGATGACGACGTTATACTCCAGTTTGGCAAGGTAGGGAAGGACCTGTTCACCATGGACTACCGTTATCCCATCTCTGCATTTCAGGCATTTGCCATCTGCCTGAGCAGCTTTGACACCAAAATCGGTTGTGAATGA
- the LOC101785195 gene encoding inactive beta-amylase 9, which translates to MDTAPMLLQQHAAAPASGRCLLGGRASPNRVAFRRSRQGAGGCRDLRAGGLGQFFGAGDHSSKSHEVDDLAPARLFVGLPIDSVTDGATVNSAAAVAAGIRAVRLLGADGVELPVFWSVAQPESPDRFSWAGYLAVADMVRAEGLSLRVSLRAHGTPGAGVPTLPSWVSGVAADDPDIFFTDRSGGRHEGCLSFAIDELPVLHGRSPLQLYEAFFRGFAAAFDDFFDSTITDVTVGLGVHGALRYPSYPPGSDASKFIGVGEFQCYDKYMLAQLRQHAEEAGNAMWGLSGPHDAPRYHESPDSCGFFRERGGSWETTYGDFFLSWYAGQLVGHGDRVLGMAAAVFGGKPVALSAKIPFMHWWHGALSRPAEAAAGFYKSKKKNGYSPVAKMFARHGCTMIVPGMDVCMNKQHHSAGSSPDQLLKQIKNACRRHGARIAGENASLAMSHTSSFSRIRSNILTTELMRPCHFTYQRMGADFFSPDHFPQFMEFVRSVVCGEWDEDDAPGDEDRAMAASGSAKAKAA; encoded by the exons ATGGACACCGCGCcgatgctgctgcagcagcacgcggccgcgccggcgtcggGGAGGTGCCTGCTGGGTGGGCGCGCCTCGCCGAACAGGGTCGCGTTCCGACGGTCGCGTCAAGGTGCTGGCGGCTGCAGGGACCTGAGGGCCGGCGGGCTCGGCCAGTTCTTCGGCGCCGGCGATCACAGCAGCAAGAGCCACGAGGTGGACGACCTGGCCCCGGCGAGGCTGTTCGTGGGCCTGCCCATCGACTCGGTCACGGACGGCGCCACGGTCAACAGCGCGGCGGCCGTCGCGGCCGGGATCCGCGCCGTCCGGCTGCTGGGTGCGGACGGCGTGGAGCTGCCCGTGTTCTGGTCCGTGGCGCAGCCGGAGTCGCCGGACCGCTTCTCCTGGGCAGGGTACCTGGCCGTGGCGGACATGGTGCGCGCCGAGGGCCTAAGCCTCCGCGTGTCGCTCCGCGCCCACGGCacccccggcgccggcgtccccACGCTGCCCTCCTGGGTCagcggcgtcgccgccgacgaccCCGACATCTTCTTCACCGACCGCTCCGGGGGGCGACACGAGGGATGCCTCTCCTTCGCCATCGACGAGCTCCCCGTGCTCCACGGCAGGTCCCCGCTCCAGCTCTACGAGGCCTTCTTCCGCGGCTTCGCAGCCGCGTTCGACGACTTCTTCGACTCCACCATCACG GACGTGACGGTGGGGCTGGGCGTGCACGGCGCGCTCCGGTACCCGTCGTACCCGCCGGGGAGCGACGCCAGCAAGTTCATCGGCGTCGGGGAGTTCCAGTGCTACGACAAGTACATGCTGGCGCAGCTGAGGCAGCACGCCGAGGAGGCCGGGAACGCCATGTGGGGGCTGTCGGGCCCGCACGACGCGCCACGCTACCACGAGTCGCCGGACTCGTGCGGTTTCTTCCGGGAGCGCGGCGGGTCCTGGGAGACCACCTACGGCGACTTCTTCCTCTCGTGGTACGCCGGGCAGCTGGTGGGCCACGGCGACCGCGTCCTGGGCATGGCGGCCGCCGTGTTCGGCGGCAAGCCAGTGGCGCTTTCGGCGAAGATCCCCTTCATGCACTGGTGGCACGGGgcgctgtcgcggccggcggaggcggcggcggggttctACAAGAGCAAAAAGAAGAACGGGTACAGCCCCGTGGCCAAGATGTTCGCGCGCCACGGGTGCACCATGATCGTGCCGGGCATGGACGTGTGCATGAACAAGCAGCACCACAGCGCCGGCTCCAGTCCCGACCAGCTGCTCAAGCAGATCAAGAacgcctgccgccgccacggcgcgcgCATCGCCGGCGAGAACGCCTCGCTCGCCATGTCGCACACCAGCAGCTTCTCCCGCATCCGGAGCAACATCCTCACCACCGAGCTCATGCGGCCATGCCACTTCACCTACCAGCGCATGGGAGCGGACTTCTTCTCGCCGGACCACTTCCCCCAGTTCATGGAGTTCGTGCGCAGCGTCGTCTGCGGCGAGTGGGACGAGGACGACGCGCCCGGCGACGAGGACCGCGCCATGGCCGCGTCGGGCAGTGCAAAGGCCAAGGCAGCTTGA
- the LOC101785600 gene encoding zinc finger protein CONSTANS-LIKE 12 isoform X2, producing MSVAGAGGEETPLPACDFCAGLPAVVYCRADSARLCLPCDRYVHGANTVSTRHARAPLCAACRSAAAAFRRSAAGCGGGCLCADCDFEEGHRRDGDPPPLHDRRAVEVYAGCPSIAELAAVLGVGGRKKATTVAGDGNGVGWWPDWEELQVLRLEDVIVPTTSCHGLQPLLAPSSAPKHRSSGGKLAEEVIRQLGELAKSEAAAEAAEAEQFPSWASSEYGIGDGDFEVFHNKAASMSVPSCEEAWMTTDDSNGACGMAHDAAHDQAPAAASSPAEPSLSSFVAMSEICPSMAIGNSVGDVVDNGSSKRDAAEATAPRQHAAPAPAKKAGYDVAYPDRGTVISRYKEKRKNRRFDKQIRYESRKARADGRLRIKGRFARSGEAS from the exons atGTCCgtcgcgggcgccggcggcgaggagacgccgctgccggcgtgcGACTTCTGCGCGGGCCTGCCGGCGGTGGTGTACTGCCGGGCCGACTCCGCCAGGCTCTGCCTGCCGTGCGACCGCTACGTCCACGGCGCAAACACGGTGTCCACCCGCCACGCGCGGGCGCCGCTCTGCGCCGCGTGCCggtcggccgcggccgcgttccgccgcagcgccgcggggtgcggcggcggctgcctctGCGCCGACTGCGACTTCGAGGAGGGGCACCGCCGGgacggcgacccgccgccgctccacgaCCGTCGCGCCGTGGAAGTGTACGCCGGGTGCCCCTCGATCGCCGAGCTCGCGGCGgtcctcggcgtcggcgggAGAAAGAAGGcgacgacggtggccggggaTGGGAACGGGGTCGGGTGGTGGCCCGACTGGGAGGAGCTCCAGGTGCTCCGGCTGGAGGACGTGATCGTGCCCACCACCTCGTGCCATGGCCTCCAGCCGCTCCTCGCGCCATCCTCCGCCCCAAAG CaccggagctccggcgggaagCTGGCTGAAGAGGTAATTCGGCAGCTGGGGGAGCTCGCCaagtcggaggcggcggcggaagcagcCGAAGCTGAGCAGTTTCCTTCGTGGGCTTCATCAGAGTATGGCATTGGAGATGGCGATTTCGAGGTTTTCCACAACAAGGCTGCAAGCATGTCCGTCCCTTCTTGTGAG GAAGCGTGGATGACGACCGACGACAGCAACGGCGCCTGCGGGATGGCGCATGACGCAGCGCACGACCAGGCCccagcggcggcgagctcgccggccgAGCCGTCCCTGTCCTCGTTCGTGGCGATGTCAGAGATCTGCCCCAGCATGGCCATCGGCAACAGCGTCGGCGACGTCGTCGACAACGGCAGCAGCAAGCGAGACGCCGCAGAAGCAACAGCCCCGCGGCAGCatgccgcgccggcgccggcgaagaaGGCCGGCTACGACGTGGCCTACCCCGACCGCGGCACGGTGATCTCGCGCTACAAGGAGAAGCGCAAGAACAGGAG GTTCGACAAGCAGATCCGGTACGAGTCGCGCAAGGCCCGCGCCGACGGCCGACTGCGGATCAAGGGCCGCTTCGCCAGGTCCGGCGAGGCCAGCTGA
- the LOC101785600 gene encoding zinc finger protein CONSTANS-LIKE 13 isoform X1: protein MSVAGAGGEETPLPACDFCAGLPAVVYCRADSARLCLPCDRYVHGANTVSTRHARAPLCAACRSAAAAFRRSAAGCGGGCLCADCDFEEGHRRDGDPPPLHDRRAVEVYAGCPSIAELAAVLGVGGRKKATTVAGDGNGVGWWPDWEELQVLRLEDVIVPTTSCHGLQPLLAPSSAPKHRSSGGKLAEEVIRQLGELAKSEAAAEAAEAEQFPSWASSEYGIGDGDFEVFHNKAASMSVPSCEQEAWMTTDDSNGACGMAHDAAHDQAPAAASSPAEPSLSSFVAMSEICPSMAIGNSVGDVVDNGSSKRDAAEATAPRQHAAPAPAKKAGYDVAYPDRGTVISRYKEKRKNRRFDKQIRYESRKARADGRLRIKGRFARSGEAS, encoded by the exons atGTCCgtcgcgggcgccggcggcgaggagacgccgctgccggcgtgcGACTTCTGCGCGGGCCTGCCGGCGGTGGTGTACTGCCGGGCCGACTCCGCCAGGCTCTGCCTGCCGTGCGACCGCTACGTCCACGGCGCAAACACGGTGTCCACCCGCCACGCGCGGGCGCCGCTCTGCGCCGCGTGCCggtcggccgcggccgcgttccgccgcagcgccgcggggtgcggcggcggctgcctctGCGCCGACTGCGACTTCGAGGAGGGGCACCGCCGGgacggcgacccgccgccgctccacgaCCGTCGCGCCGTGGAAGTGTACGCCGGGTGCCCCTCGATCGCCGAGCTCGCGGCGgtcctcggcgtcggcgggAGAAAGAAGGcgacgacggtggccggggaTGGGAACGGGGTCGGGTGGTGGCCCGACTGGGAGGAGCTCCAGGTGCTCCGGCTGGAGGACGTGATCGTGCCCACCACCTCGTGCCATGGCCTCCAGCCGCTCCTCGCGCCATCCTCCGCCCCAAAG CaccggagctccggcgggaagCTGGCTGAAGAGGTAATTCGGCAGCTGGGGGAGCTCGCCaagtcggaggcggcggcggaagcagcCGAAGCTGAGCAGTTTCCTTCGTGGGCTTCATCAGAGTATGGCATTGGAGATGGCGATTTCGAGGTTTTCCACAACAAGGCTGCAAGCATGTCCGTCCCTTCTTGTGAG CAGGAAGCGTGGATGACGACCGACGACAGCAACGGCGCCTGCGGGATGGCGCATGACGCAGCGCACGACCAGGCCccagcggcggcgagctcgccggccgAGCCGTCCCTGTCCTCGTTCGTGGCGATGTCAGAGATCTGCCCCAGCATGGCCATCGGCAACAGCGTCGGCGACGTCGTCGACAACGGCAGCAGCAAGCGAGACGCCGCAGAAGCAACAGCCCCGCGGCAGCatgccgcgccggcgccggcgaagaaGGCCGGCTACGACGTGGCCTACCCCGACCGCGGCACGGTGATCTCGCGCTACAAGGAGAAGCGCAAGAACAGGAG GTTCGACAAGCAGATCCGGTACGAGTCGCGCAAGGCCCGCGCCGACGGCCGACTGCGGATCAAGGGCCGCTTCGCCAGGTCCGGCGAGGCCAGCTGA
- the LOC101786268 gene encoding uncharacterized protein LOC101786268 produces MALPSSASAARLRLLTVPALLLLLSSAALLVFLVLPSLSPSSSATSGHLCACSPPSTHTTTTVTTTTTTASPAPVTTSPADVAWLKAQLESNSLLAGGAAASHDAWHRLRKGINPRTREQQLFDINRHHGISHYPDEEASNHTALPCPGELLVEEHHSNYGEPWAGGRDVFEFLANASALTPTDQVLEIGCGTLRVGLHFIRYLDAARFHCLERDELSLMAALRYELPAQGLLYKRPMIVRGEDMDFSKFGDTVMYDLIYASAVFLHIPDKLVWTGLERLAGKLRPQRGRIFVSHNIKFCSRLGGDECTRQLAKLGLEYVGKHTHDSLLFNHYEIWFEFRRPKV; encoded by the exons ATGGCGCTGCCGTCGAGCGCCTCCGCGgcgcggctgcggctgctcaCCGtgccggcgctgctgctgctgctctcctccgccgcgctgctcgtcttcctcgtcctcccctcgctctccccctcctcctctgccaCCTCCGGGCACCTCTGCGCCTGCTCGCCCCCCTCCACCCACACCACCACAaccgtcaccaccaccaccacaaccgcctcccccgcgcccgTCACTACCTCCCCCGCGGACGTCGCCTGGCTCAAGGCCCAGCTCGAGTCCAactccctcctcgccggcggcgccgcggcctccCACGACGCCTGGCACCGCCTGCGCAAGGGCATCAATCCCCGCACTCGAGAGCAGCAGCTCTTCGACATCAACAG GCACCATGGGATCTCTCACTATCCGGACGAAGAGGCAAGCAATCACACCGCGCTGCCATGCCCCGGTGAGCTCCTTGTGGAAGAGCACCACAGCAACTATGGTGAACCGTGGGCTGGTGGACGGGATGTCTTCGAGTTCCTTGCTAACGCCTCTGCACTCACGCCCACGGACCAGGTTCTTGAAATTGGGTGTGGGACGCTTCGTGTTGGTCTTCATTTCATTCGGTATCTAGATGCTGCAAGGTTCCATTGCCTGGAGAGGGACGAGTTGTCTCTCATGGCTGCGCTGCGGTATGAGCTGCCAGCACAGGGGCTGCTGTATAAGCGGCCGATGATTGTGAGAGGGGAGGATATGGATTTCAGCAAGTTTGGGGATACAGTCATGTATGATCTCATTTACGCAAGTGCTGTTTTCCTCCATATTCCAGATAAGCTTGTTTGGACTGGGCTTGAGAGGCTTGCAGGGAAGCTGAGGCCGCAGAGAGGCCGGATTTTTGTGTCGCATAACATTAAATTTTGCTCAAGACTGGGTGGTGATGAGTGCACACGGCAGCTTGCAAAATTGGGGCTTGAATATGTGGGGAAGCACACTCATGATAGCTTGTTGTTTAACCACTACGAGATCTGGTTTGAATTCCGCAGGCCAAAAGTTTAG
- the LOC106804133 gene encoding uncharacterized protein LOC106804133 produces the protein MLQLRSGRFLALMPTQIENNGNSLRLKGKHVNLQRYRAEWDATMFVVELRMVVKELMMIYSSLTTRCPPYEQIQNPEVGTAYHLSGNVSKKEKKNCIPWEEHRVAVEFLVKGKRSFGLLLTIIAGELYASCRCSQAIILQQLAVHKNTVYRNTGCRSGIQVVRLEQLQLQLMVIIK, from the exons ATGCTTCAGCTGCGTAG TGGCAGGTTCTTGGCACTGATGCCTACGCAAATTGAGAACAATGGGAATTCACTGAGGTTGAAAGGCAAGCATGTGAATTTGCAAAGGTACAGAGCAGAATGGGATGCTACAATGTTCGTCGTTGAGTTGCGGATGGTCGTGAAGGAATTGATGATGATTTACAGTAGTCTAACTACAAGGTGTCCCCCATATGAGCAAATACAAAATCCTGAAGTCGGCACTGCTTATCACTTGTCAGGGAATGTTtccaagaaggaaaagaaaaactgcATACCTTG GGAGGAGCATCGCGTAGCTGTTGAGTTCTTGGTCAAAGGCAAGCGATCTTTCGGCCTTCTGCTGACAATAATTGCTGGTGAGCTGTATGCCTCTTGTCGTTGTTCACAAGCTATCATATTGCAGCAGCTCGCAGTTCATAAGAATACCGTGTACCGGAATACTGGATGTCGCAGCGGCATCCAAGTAGTCAGATTAgaacagctgcagctgcagctaaTGGTTATCATAAAGTAG
- the LOC105913824 gene encoding F-box protein At3g07870, with product MAGRVKRRSSSMPARRRRRGRRGTKDTPFSSLPDDTIADILLRLPAESVLCAGAVCKAWRSFTTDPSFLAAHARLQQAQVVMYSYLDEGPYELALDVVPFSGDDDEAARRRLIRYPRTTRTRFLLLASCNGVLLFRKSHGSFLSFLLCNPVTRQWAELPRVGRFGEAEYQYAFYSHQPSGEYRLLLRRGLSWLILSTGAAEPRRVDMPPGTSITNSLVTAPPVALGGRLHWPPRVVAGAGMTTTTSEMMVFDTVSETFHRMAGPPTATADMVKLFEMEGRLAAADFGEEEHVDLWFLDDYDVGRWERRHRVATAWEPDGVSRGPPQEAGDLVCVAAAGDGEGNVMLGSHLWLAVYNLRTKTARTVDSVVEAENDVLVSRHVFSASLVRHPSFAARSTADLGLTFSWS from the coding sequence ATGGCCGGGCGGGTAAAAAGACGTTCGTCCTCCATGCCGGCacggaggagaagaagaggacggCGGGGAACGAAAGACACGCCGTTCAGCAGCCTTCCAGATGACACTATAGCCGACATCCTCCTCCGCTTGCCGGCCGAGTCCGTCctctgcgccggcgccgtctgCAAGGCGTGGCGCTCCTTCACCACCGACCCGTCATTCCTCGCCGCCCACGCCCGCCTCCAGCAGGCACAAGTTGTCATGTACTCGTACCTGGACGAGGGGCCGTACGAGCTGGCGCTGGACGTGGTCCCTTTCTCcggtgacgacgacgaggcTGCCCGGAGGCGCCTCATCCGTTACCCCAGGACGACGCGCACGCGCTTCCTTCTCCTTGCCTCGTGCAACGGCGTCCTCCTGTTCCGCAAGTCCCATGGTTCCTTCCTGAGCTTCCTCCTCTGCAACCCCGTGACAAGGCAGTGGGCTGAGCTCCCTCGCGTCGGCCGCTTTGGGGAGGCGGAGTACCAGTACGCCTTCTACTCCCACCAGCCGTCCGGTGAGTACCGCCTCTTGCTCCGCCGCGGCCTTTCGTGGCTCATCCtctccaccggcgccgccgagccacgGCGCGTGGACATGCCCCCCGGGACATCGATCACCAACTCGCTGGTGACGGCACCGCCCGTCGCTCTCGGCGGCCGGCTGCACTGGCCGCCGCGCGTCGTCGCTGGCGCGggcatgacgacgacgacgtcggaGATGATGGTGTTCGACACGGTGTCGGAGACGTTCCACCGGATGGCCGGGCCGCCGACGGCCACCGCCGACATGGTGAAGCTGTTCGAGATGGAGGGGCGCCTGGCCGCGGCCGACTTCGGGGAGGAGGAGCACGTGGACCTCTGGTTCCTCGACGACTACGACGTCGGGAGGTGGGAGCGCCGGCACCGGGTGGCCACGGCGTGGGAACCCGACGGCGTCTCCAGGGGGCCGCCCCAGGAAGCTGGAGACCTGGTGTGCGTGGCCGCCGCGGGCGACGGCGAAGGCAACGTCATGCTCGGCAGCCACCTCTGGCTGGCGGTGTACAACCTGAGGACGAAGACGGCGAGGACCGTCGACTCCGTGGTCGAGGCGGAGAACGACGTGCTGGTGTCACGGCATGTGTTCAGCGCGAGCCTGGTGCGCCACCCGAGCTTCGCCGCCCGGTCCACCGCCGACTTGGGGCTCACCTTCTCCTGGAGCTAG